One Chaetodon auriga isolate fChaAug3 chromosome 14, fChaAug3.hap1, whole genome shotgun sequence genomic window carries:
- the pth2 gene encoding tuberoinfundibular peptide of 39 residues yields MSEPPTLPRMSFLCLCILGMTLVTSSFPQPGPPLRSPDDSAEPQQDDYVLFPSISLHDWSIQMMSAPSLRAAADSKAGLMRETWLFAPERAEASMETAWPAEWSSQGSGTVKRNMVVADDAAFREKSKLLTSMERQKWLNSYMQKLLVVNSS; encoded by the exons ATGTCTGAACCGCCTACTTTGCCTCGAATGTCCTTTCTGTGTCTATGCATTCTGGGTATGACCTTGGTGACATCTAGCTTCCCTCAGCCTGGACCACCTCTCAG AAGTCCTGATGATTCAGCGGAACCTCAACAAGATGACTATGTCCtcttcccctccatctctctccatgATTGGAGCATTCAAATGATGTCAGCCCCcagcctcagagcagcagcagacagcaaagCAGGACTGATGAGGGAAACGTGGCTGTTTGCCCCAGAAAGGGCAGAGGCGAG CATGGAGACGGCGTGGCCGGCTGAATGGTCGTCTCAGGGTTCTGGCACGGTGAAGAGGAACATGGTAGTGGCTGAtgatgctgccttcagggaAAAGAGTAAACTCCTCACCTCCATGGAGAGACAAAAGTGGCTTAACTCCTACATGCAGAAACTACTGGTGGTTAACTCTTCATGA